Proteins encoded by one window of Cloeon dipterum chromosome 4, ieCloDipt1.1, whole genome shotgun sequence:
- the Dcps gene encoding m7GpppX diphosphatase, with amino-acid sequence MEPKATETEAGVSTQETSVSVPETAETFDFTKFSVQKVLNEDCRSKVIFLQGKFEEKEGDTVVILEKQVFNSEKIQGIFTACTAAKTKENDIYYKFVGQPNNEDFTGVKIDVVHPATTKHIEKYLKKKIFLVEETPELYRNVVLPYLKECGFSLQWVYNILERKAEVEKIEFEDVDPKIGFTLVHDDKWDGVTVDNLHLLAISRDREIRSLRDLRGAHIALLENIQQNASETIEKKFNLPRNRQVAYFHYRPSFEHLHVHIKVIEFEAPGTHVGRAHLLSDVIANLKASSDYYAKSTLGYTLSEASSLASALNLC; translated from the exons ATGGAGCCTAAAGCTACGGAAACTGAAGCCGGAGTTTCCACCCAGGAAACGAGTGTTTCAGTTCCTGAAACCGCTGAAACCTTTGACTTTACCAAATTCAGCGTGCAGAAGGTGTTGAACGAGGATTGCCGCTCGAAGGTGATCTTCCTTCAAGGAAAATTTGAGGAGAAGGAGGGTGATACAGTCGTCATCCTAGAGAAGCAAGTCTTCAATAGCGAGAAGATACAAGGGATCTTCACCGCATGCACTGCAGCGAAGACAAAGGAAAATGACATCTACTACAAATTCGTAGGGCAGCCAAACAACGAGGACTTTACAG GCGTGAAAATCGACGTGGTTCACCCAGCAACTACCAAGCACATTGAGAAGTAcctcaagaaaaaaatcttcctAGTAGAAGAAACTCCAGAATTGTACCGCAACGTGGTGCTTCCATATCTGAAAGAGTGTGGATTCAGTCTGCAG tgGGTTTACAACATTCTTGAACGCAAAGCTGAAGTGGAAAAGATCGAGTTTGAGGATGTTGACCCAAAGATTGGCTTCACGCTTGTCCATGATGACAAGTGGGACGGCGTGACTGTGGACAATCTCCACCTGCTTGCAATTTCCAGGGACAGGGAAATCAGGAGCCTGAGAGACCTAAGGGGTGCACACATTGCCCTTCTTGAGAATATTCAGCAGAACGCATCG GAGACCATTGAGAAGAAGTTCAACCTGCCACGGAATAGACAGGTAGCCTACTTCCATTACAGGCCATCCTTTGAGCATCTGCACGTTCACATCAAagtgattgaattcgaagctCCTGGTACGCACGTGGGAAGGGCCCACCTGTTGAGTGATGTCATCGCCAACCTCAAAGCGTCTTCGGACTACTACGCCAAGTCCACCCTTGGCTACACCCTGTCAGAAGCCAGCTCCTTGGCTTCTGCACTCAATTTGTGTTGA